The Xenopus tropicalis strain Nigerian chromosome 1, UCB_Xtro_10.0, whole genome shotgun sequence DNA segment GTGCAGATCCTCTTCTTGCTGCATCTTTTAATCTActttgacctgcacccaggctcctgtacttatattatatacacacacagagaccataatggtgcacgccactaacaaaaatataacctgggtgcaagagccatataaactagaatattgcaggagtaatgccagcacacgcagggtttcatacaagtatatataaaatgatatttattgagaaaaaagaaCATGGCAAGCTTTctatgttctttttgtttttttttttctcaataaataccattttatatgtaCTTGTATGAAACCCTgcgtgtgctggcattactcctgcattACTTCTAAGGTTGGGGACGAAAGTCGATCTAATAAAATAGTCGTTACAGCTAACACACTAGCCTTTTTCAGTCGGTTTAACCATTTGATTGTGCTTTTTGCCAGATCATTTTTTGAACTTTTGCCCTCATAATAAATTGGGCACTGAGTTTTcctagtaacccagagcaaccaataagatggtttgcttttaaacaggtgaccagtagtgatgtgcgggtcgagattTTCTCGACCCACGCCTGACCCGGCTTCCTTCCTCTGTTTAGAGAAAAGTTTACTGCCAGAACTATTGTCTGTTTTGAGAGTttattttggtatatatatatttttttcttctttgcttACAGATGATTCAAGCCTGTTCGGTTCAGCATTTACCGGTGCCCTATGCTGCTttcccacccctcatttcaagtGATCCATTTCTTTTGCATCCACCCCACCTTTCCCCACATCACCACGCTCACCTTCCGCCTCCTGGTCAGTTTGTTCCCTTTCAGACACAACAGTCACGTTCGGTAAGCAAAGCTCTATCTTTTTGTGTCAGCCTTCAGattctatttaaaatatattgagCTGTAAGTGTCCGTCTTGGCTCTACTTTTATATAGCAGAATAACTGCAGTGGCACTTCTAAGGTTGGGAACTCACTTGAATTCTTAGTATTTCTGCATATAGATATTACCTAGATACATTTTTCACACAAGTCCTAATGAGGCcctaataaaacataaataattataatacttTTCAATTGTTTGAGGAAAATGATGCAGTATGATGGAGTAtttaagaaaagtaaaaaaaaaatgtaaacctttaTAAATCTGTTCATTTGAAGGGGAAGTTGAGAATTGGGTGTTTTAATCAATGGGATGATAAGCAGGTGTGGGAGCCTCTGCCCTATGGAACAGAAATCTGGGTCCATATTCAAGTCTGATCTTAACAGTACAGGTTTGTGGCTTAAACAAAGGAGATCTGGGCGCCTCCTAAAAAGTTTTTCTCAGCAGGATGTTAAAGGTTATAAAGCTTTTTCTTACACTTCCTAGGAGTGGTCAATTATCAAAGATCACCACCAAGAGCATGGAATTGAATACTCCAGGAgatcttaaaggaaatgtaacacattaaaacttggcttcctgtcaattgaagtacaAAGATatggcaaaggaaggagctgcatccactatgcgacgatcgattgatcgagccttgcctgactccttcctatacagaaaaaggctaggcttgatcaatcgatcatcgcatagtgattgctgctccttcctttgccgtatcgccgtacttcaattgacaggaagccaagttttagcaggtattttctattaaagcatttgaaatactaagtggttttcaggatagggtagttattggtgcagggtagaatagcttttttacgtaaaaaattttagtgttacttttcttttaaagatCCCCAGGCTAACTTCTAAGAAGCTAAAGGCCTCTCACATTTTAGGTCATATTTATGTAGAAATATTGAAAATTCAAAAGGggtcacaaactttcaagcaacTCTGTGTGCTGTTTGTTGTTTCATAATAGTTTGCAAGGTGAGCTAATGTAAGGGTTTCTGCTGCTGCTTAACTCTACTTAACTCTACTTTTAACATCACTACCTACTAATCATCACTACCACTAATATCAAAATTGTCTGCCAGGCCCAAACCATTGCTGGTTTATTGGGGAGGTTACAAGGACAGGAAGtataaacagtgaaaatgttgtgtaAGGCAGGCCCtatatactgaacatactttACAGCCTAGAGGTTCagtagccctataacagtaatgatccataaCTTTAAAGTTGTACACAGCAGCTCAATATCTTTTAGCAAAAAGCAACATTACATTTGTTATAGATGCTTATGCTACATGGATGATTATTAATTCTAATGCATAGACTCTGATTTCTCTGCTGCCATGTAACAGAAATCTGAATTAATTAGCTctgtattgtgaattttatattgtatacatgCTGCATATTGGTTGATCAGTTAACTTAGGGCAGCCCAGAGCATGTTCCATGAATCATTTTTAGATTCACAGATCTGTACTGCCAAAAAACTGGTAGCAGGCCAAAAAAATCACCGACTTACTTAACTATAGTTATGGTTCAACAATATCTAGGGCTCTTGATGTGCAAGAGGGTTGCAATCAATGTAGCCATTACTCGAAAATACCATGTCTTGGTTTTGAAAATACAGAGTAAGTGTAAATAAGTTTTAGTGAAATACAAGGCTGAAGTAACATTGAAGTGACTCCAGTATAAAAAGATGCCTTAGAATAGTTTAACCAAATCCTAAATCTGGCCAAACACAGGTGTATAAAAGCTGCTAATTCAGCCCTTCTAGAATGAGTCTGCAATTTTTGTAGGACTCAAGACAGCTTGCCTGGTTGATATGCTTGCTGAGTTAGAAAATCCCAGTAGGCCGGGACTGCATCCATATATTAATGCAATTCTCTCCTGATTGGTCTGCTTGGTTAAAAGATTTGCTGCATCTTGCCATATAAACACTTGCCAAATGCTTCACACAATATGGTAAGTTTGTGCTGTAGCTCCACCTGAGTCAAAGGCTTATGTTATGTGCTGCAAACTGTAGATGCTTGCTTTGTAGTCTGCATTTCAACTTCCAGAGGTAGACAGCATTTTAATAAACAGCAGTAGGTTTTAGGGGACTTATTACAAATATGTCAGGATATAAATAAgagtttacatttttgttttttttttcctgtatgaAGGAAAGTAATTTGCACAACTCTCCCCTGCAGCCACTGCAAAGGATAGAGAATGAAGTGGAGTTGCTTGGAGAGCATCTACCTGTAGGTGGGTTTACGTACCCGCCATCTGCCCATGCTCCAACACTGCAACCCTCTGCTCCACTACAGTTCATAACCCATGATCCTTTACACCAGGAAGTTTCCTTTGGTGTTGTaagtatgttttttattttttctttattttattccttttgcGTGTTTGCATACTACTGTATTGATgatgatttatataaaatgtttctaAATAACAGCTGTTAAACCATAAAAAATTTTCTGCAGAACTTTTACAATAAAACACAAGTCAGGTTTTAAGTGACTGTACCCTCAATTTATATGTATGCTTTAGCTGCCCTTCATTTctgtattttatggtgttttttcCTCTTAATTAGAAAGTTACAATGCGAGGTCTACATTTAGCTAATGCCAGGGCGCTTTTTCTAGGTCCTagaagggagagagctgggtCCCTGAATTTCAGAAGTTTACATACACTACTGATATTGTCGATTATAGACATGTAATTTCTATAAATCTCTGAAAAGTAATACTACAAGAAGCAACTAAAGAATGAATAGACATAATGGGCAGGGACTACTAtgtatgatgtataatctctgtaaagtgttcTTAAATATCTCAGTACTATACAAATAAAGTACAAAATACCACAGActttacataataaaaataattttgaagCAATCTCCTCTTAATAGGTAGTAGGTAAAATGTGGTTACTGAATGACACACTGAAAGCAAATATAAGAATTCCTGGAAAGATAGAAAGAGAATCTTTTTAAAATATAGCCTTACAATCATTCTAGGTTGTGTTGACCACAGActtgccactagatggcagatTAGGTTGCAGGCTTGAGATGTGCACAGACATTTAAATACACATAAACAAGAATGCTTGCTTCGTAATTTTACAGAGGTTGTTAACCTGTGGTTCAGAAACCCAAATCTTTTCCCTGTATGTTTATGGACAGTCCAGTGTTTTCTCTAAGCTGTGTGCACACAAACTTTGAGTCCAGCATAAGAACTTTGTATGAAAATCTTTGTGAGAGTAATTTTGTCATTATTATGACCCACGCACAGTTTTTAAAAGGTGCATAtaacacacataggggctgattcactaaaggtcgataaaatgagcgctatttatagcatgcgttaaaaattttatcgcttcttatttttgcgacttaacgctcgattcactaaaaggacaggcgtcataattaagacgcaatgttatttaactcgcgatgagtgtTTCTTATGTTATTTCCCACCACATTCGTTATTTCCCACtgcacgcaatatatttcgccgtgtgctatattagcgcacgattttgcGCGCGTaacattactttcagaaaactacttttctgaaaattaccatttccctgaaaactggagcaTGCATCACTCCAGGGCCAACACAtgcttgaaaaaatcccactgcaaactccatgttgtgttgccaaaagctcacaaacagcaattttctttaattaccgcctgccccaagtaggtgttaatattcgcacagactaatgagatatttagcgcatttaatgcttcatatgtgtttgtgaatcatgcgttcggattatttctatgcgagaattagcgcaatgcgaggtaaataacgcatgtgatttctttttttttgtgcgttttttgcacatgcgatatgcatcttaacgcatgcaaaatgagtTTTTGGGGAATATGAGGTGGGTTCCCCTGAACCCCTTTATTAATCTGAAGTTTCCTCCTACACAAGTAAATTGTAATCTTGCATACAGATTCTAAACCAATTTTTGGTTTGTAAACTGCTTCACTCTTAATTTGGGTTCCTTTAATAATAGGTTAAGAAACCTTGAGCTGCATGatactaaaagtgaattatttatttGCAGCCTTATCCTCCATTTATGCCTCGAAGAATAACTGGACGAAACAGATATCGATCACAACAACCAATACCACCACCACCTTATCATCCAAGTCTTTTACCTTATGTACTGTAAGTGACAACCGTTAATATTTGTTAAAATGTTTGTTCTAATGTTTATGTAGTTTCCACCACCTCGTTATCGCTTGAAATTTGCCAGAAGTTAAATTTGATATATAAAAGgttaaattattctttattttttattactgttttacaGAATGTACTTGCATGGGTTTACTTGCAGTATGTGCATATCCTGTAAAGGAAAAACCCCATGCTTGCTTGCTTTTTAAgttaaaatgaaatttaaaaaattaagtaGTGTATTAGTTGGGCAAatttaaatgaattataaaatactttttttctattAACAAGCAATAACTTTTGCACAAGGCGTCACTCGGATATAGAAGTTTCTTTATATCCAACTAAGCTCATAATTGGTTGTGTAATGCCATTTAATACACTAGCATTTATAATTAGGgcttatattttaattagtttcCCTAAAAGGTAGTATTGTATAAgtgtatagcttattgtgtgcaggCACATTTATTCTCTTTGCTTTAAAAAGGTTTTTTGAAACTTTCCATATTTTATAGATGCAAATGCAAACATAGCTCTATTGATCATAAACGGGTTGCTGTGTTTTGCAGACCTGTACGCAGAATACTTGAACTTGGTCAAATAATGCTGGTGTTATTAAATCCATATTTCTGCATGGGCGTATGTATCTGAAGTAGGAAAACAACCTACCTGCCCTAAATTGTAAGATTTACAGTGCTGGCTGGCAGTTACCTAACTTAAAATTTACAGAACTTTCTTCATTGATATGTGCTGTGGTATGTATTGTTTGGAAGCACTTACCATGGAAAGATAGAAACTGTTGttagatctaaaaaaaaaaatgcagctaaTTGACACCTCGTCTTTGCTGCTTTTTTGCTTTCCCTCAAAGCCAGTAGGACATGCTGCACTTTTGGTAAGCAAGAATGACTTCTTAGTTCAAAATGTACACATCCAGTAAAACTGCAGTTGTGTTTCATAAACAGCTTAAAGTTTTTGCTGCATCCATTAAGACTTTTCTACTCTGTTTTAGATCAATGCTTCCAGTGCCTCCTACCGTTGGACCTGCCTTTAGCTTTGAGTTGGATGTTGAAGATGGGGAGGTGGAAAACTATGAGGTTGGTGTATGTACTcaaatcattttgttatttgaagGGATGCATGTTTAACTTTTACTGGGAATCTTAGTATGTTAAAAACATGGCCCATAAAGACTATTTTAGCAATATTTGGTTGTATGTGTAAATTGCTGCCATAATTGTATTTTACAGTACTGCCAAAacacaatgcaggggccagtagtaaaaataaatgttagttttgtagataaaatatccattttacattttctcaatTCCAGCCCTGTGTAAACTAAAATACTGCTGCCAGTTCCGCCAACCCTTTAAGTTGCTGTGATTTTTATTATCAGGATATTGTTATTATCAGGTTCAGAAATTTCATGTCGGCTAAATCatgtagcctttttttttttttttttttttttttttttttttttttaaagctttaggACAGTCCTGTAGTATTAGCATAATTAGTACTTAATATGATTACTAACCTGGGTGATGTTTCATTGCAGGCATTGCTGAATCTCGCAGAAAGACTGGGTGAAGCCAAACCACGGGGACTAACAAAAGCAGACATTGAACAACTTCCATCCTATAGGTTTAACCCAAACAATCACCAGTCTGAGCAAACCttgtatgtataataataatttgggtatttatttaaacaatacatgTTTTGGTGTATGCTGTACTACCATATACGGCAAAACTTCtaatgttatactgtatgttgcaCAATTTGCTCCAGGTCTAAGAATCCTAGCAGCCAATGAATGAGAATGTTGCACAATTTGCTTGTTTAAAAACCCTTAGTAACCAATGAGATATTTGTTGTTAAGCAAAAATATAACCCCTTTTTGACATATTCAGTTGGAATCATGTAGAACGTTTGCATAAACACTGTCTGAAAGAAACCCATATGATAGCCTGACTGTGTTGCATTGACCAGATCCCCATCCCCTTTTAGTCCTACAAACCCTACCTCATCTTGTTCCCTTGTGAAGTAATGGATTCTAGGATGTGGGGTGCTAGCTTTTCAGAAAATCATTGCCACCCACAAGGAAAAGCAGAGGAGTTTCAAGGGCTTGCATTTAAACTGTCTTTAAAACTATGCCATTTAGTTGCTGTGAGTCCTTGAATACAAGAATTCTCTTTTGGGCACTCTCCTCTTTTGTTgacaaaatgtaactttttaagGAATCCTGGTGTTCCATTAACAGTGGAGCAGTTGCTAaagatgtagatatatatatatatttatattatattatattatactcaTTTATTAGAGTAGGTGCAAAGCTCCAATAGTGCACCTCATTACTCAGAAATTGCTCCTGCCTGCACACTTTAATAAGAGTTGCATCTGACAGCAAATTCTGTGCTTTTAGGTAAACATGATAGTTTAGTACAGTGATtcctaaccagtggcttgtgagcaacatgttgctccccaacctcttggatgttgctctcggtgcccccaaatccaggtagttatttttcaattcctgacttggtggcaagttttggttgaataaaaacaagatttactaccaaataaaggctCCTgttagctgatagtgtgcatagaggcccctaatagccaatcttagcccttatttggcacctccaggaacttttatgaggcttgtgttgctctccattttttttttttttttttatatttgactgtggctcacgagtaagaaaggttggggacccctggtttagtaTGTTGCACTTATAATTCCCAGCACTTGTGCCTAATGAGCCTTCTAGTGGCCATTTAAATTTCTCAAACCTGAAAATGTCAACTAACCATGTTTGTGTCAACGTTGACCTAGCCCCACAACCAGATTTTTACTTTTAACTGGTTTTGTTTATTAGAACAGGGACTTTTTTACTTATGGGTCAGGCCCAAAAATGGTTGCCTATGAGGTTTCCTTGAAATGTCTTTCTACAGTAGAACAGAAAACAGAGTGTATGTAATCTGGTTCACAGCTGTTTTTGCAGCTTAATTTGGGTTGCCCAAAAAAATAGGATAAGAATGTAATTAGAATACTAAAATGAAACGCTTTGGTTAGAGTAATTTTTGGCAGATATTGCTTACAAAATAATGTTGCTTAACAGGCTTTGTATCATTTTTTGTACCTTTACAATATTAGAGCATTGACTGTAATCTTTGGCTCTTTCAGATGTGTAGTATGCATGTGTGATTTTGAGTCAAGACAACTTCTTAGAGTCCTACCGTGTAACCATGAATTTCATGCCAAGTGTGTCGACAAATGGCTCAAGGTGAGATCCTTAGTACTTGTGTTCATACAtttcaaagtaaaaataataatttgtttaaaagttTCAGGAATCTTAGTAATTTTTTTGTAGCCTATTGTAATATTAAATTAGGCAAAATATACACTGATTTTTAATATAAGGCagatagtttttgtttttttttttttaaatcgaaAACCATATTCCACCACCACAATGAACCTTATTGAAACAAGGCAGAATTCATTGCTACTGGTTATGTGATCAGCTCACACTGAACACAGGTGTTGATTGCCCCTTTTTATAAAATAGTAGGGACTCTCCGCTCAGAACCAGACCTTAATATATTTGGTACACTAACTGCAGTAGAGTTTGGGGCAGTATTTTTACAAATATGTAGTTGTAAGTATTTGTTCTTTCTATCAGGGACTTCGTCTGTATCAGATGCTGCTTATACAGTTCATcctggtttctctgtgttttgcaGGCAAATCGTACTTGCCCAATTTGTCGGGCAGATGCTTCAGAAGTACATCGTGATTCCGAATGACCAATCTCAGAGCACAATTAAAGCTTGGCTGTTCCTAGTcacgtgtgtgtgtttatgtatgcgCACACACCAACTATCCATTGAACTGAACCCACGTGGCTTCCAGCCTACTCTTTTCACAAAAGGGTCAATGGACCTCTTTTTGCACTGTGTGATTTAATCAATTATAAAGCTTCTGATTAGTCTTCACAATTATGGGATTGTTCTACTAACAGTGTGATTGGGACtccaaagattattattatttttttatatacctTAGCTTATTTTGTGTGTGCACTAACATTCCCTGGTTTTTGTGTGATCATTCCGAGTGTTTTGCTGCAAGATTACAGTGGTTCGTGATCTTTTAGCATGtgcttttatatttaaaaggaaaaaaaaagaaaaatcaaatgcAGTGGTAGCTCCAAACAGTTTAGCAATCTACCTTATTATAGAGCCTTCAGATACTGTGAGTGTGGACGGATGGGTTGCGTGTTAGTGACATTGTGGCTTGGTGCGACTGTTGGGCACAAGCGTGAGTCTGTGTGCTTGAGAAACAATATACCAGCATGTCCTGAGAATTGTGTGGGTGTAGTATTACATATGCTGCAATGTATAATCGTGTGTGTTATTTAAACAGTACTAGTACTGTACACTGGTTACTTTTGTTGTGTTTGCAGTTGCACACTGAATGCTATGGGTGTAGCAATTAATTGGCATTTCATATTCTTTTTATCTTCCCTCCACTTAATAGGGTATTCATAGATTAGAAGCCAATCTTTCCTTATTAAACTGCTTGTTTGTATTATGGACCAGTTCTGATTTGGATCTCACTGCAGGAGAAAGGTGCATTTGTCTTGTTCTGACTTCACAATTCTTAGGGACATTTTAGAGCATTATTGTTTGCCGCATTGATCTTGTTAACTCTCTTCTGGGGTGTTTCAGTTGGCAAGTGTCACATCCTCCTAAATCTTCCATAGCTGATGTGTTAATGAGATCTTCTTTTAGGGTGTAGCTGTTTGTCTCAAATTAATATGCCATAAAGCTGTTATATTGCTTCTCTTTCATGACTGTATCTGAGCACTAGGTTACCCTAGTTTCACATTGTTTCAGTTTATCAATCCTTTTACATTAAAGAGTGAGGTTTAGTTGAACATGAACACCGCTAATGcaatatttttaaaggaacagtcacACCAAAAATGTATcgagtaatgaaaatataatgtactgttgccttgcactggtataagttgtgttttttcctcagaaagactactatagtttagttgacaatctgctgtgtagccatggggagaGTTATTAAAATTGAAAtagggttacatagcagataacagataagctgtgtagaatacaatggtgttttacaaagccagtctgttatcttctatgtaacttGTGCTTTTTCTCccttttacagcttgaatggctgcccccatggctatgcAGTTGCTTttatgtataaactatagtaggggttctgaagcaaacacactagtattaccagtgtagggcaactctacattatattttaattactttgatacactttcattttttggtgttactgtttctttaatagtTTCTTTGTTGCCCATCCATAATGCTTTTGTTGGGATAGATATAAACAATGTGTGGCTTATTTAGTAGAAGTTTGTACCCCATTTTCAGTAAAGAATAGCAACCAACTGGGCATTA contains these protein-coding regions:
- the rnf38 gene encoding E3 ubiquitin-protein ligase RNF38 isoform X5 yields the protein MRPWEMTSNRRPPSARPHQHHFSGERCNTPARNRRSPPVRRQRGRRERLSRHNSISQDENYHHLSYGQQQAVEEPRAFHPPNVSPRMLHPAAHPPQQNAVMVDIHEQIHQGTVPVSYTVTTVAPHGIPLCTGQHIPACSTQQVPGCSVVFSGQHLPVCSVPPPMIQACSVQHLPVPYAAFPPLISSDPFLLHPPHLSPHHHAHLPPPGQFVPFQTQQSRSPLQRIENEVELLGEHLPVGGFTYPPSAHAPTLQPSAPLQFITHDPLHQEVSFGVPYPPFMPRRITGRNRYRSQQPIPPPPYHPSLLPYVLSMLPVPPTVGPAFSFELDVEDGEVENYEALLNLAERLGEAKPRGLTKADIEQLPSYRFNPNNHQSEQTLCVVCMCDFESRQLLRVLPCNHEFHAKCVDKWLKANRTCPICRADASEVHRDSE
- the rnf38 gene encoding E3 ubiquitin-protein ligase RNF38, whose protein sequence is MYCNEDSPSPKRQRLSNSVFEYAAASPAPSPPMRPWEMTSNRRPPSARPHQHHFSGERCNTPARNRRSPPVRRQRGRRERLSRHNSISQDENYHHLSYGQQQAVEEPRAFHPPNVSPRMLHPAAHPPQQNAVMVDIHEQIHQGTVPVSYTVTTVAPHGIPLCTGQHIPACSTQQVPGCSVVFSGQHLPVCSVPPPMIQACSVQHLPVPYAAFPPLISSDPFLLHPPHLSPHHHAHLPPPGQFVPFQTQQSRSPLQRIENEVELLGEHLPVGGFTYPPSAHAPTLQPSAPLQFITHDPLHQEVSFGVPYPPFMPRRITGRNRYRSQQPIPPPPYHPSLLPYVLSMLPVPPTVGPAFSFELDVEDGEVENYEALLNLAERLGEAKPRGLTKADIEQLPSYRFNPNNHQSEQTLCVVCMCDFESRQLLRVLPCNHEFHAKCVDKWLKANRTCPICRADASEVHRDSE